A genomic region of Anaerolineales bacterium contains the following coding sequences:
- the deoC gene encoding deoxyribose-phosphate aldolase → MNLNPGDIARMIDLSCVRTASSRADVEEMVRAAIKYRFGHVSVLQSFIPLTKQLLNSHPEVHLVGNVSFPSGSDSTTIKINQAKELAVAGCDEIDMVMNIGKLRSGELAEVESDIRSVIATVDPIPVKVIIEIMLLTAAETAAACAICLQSGASYIKTGTGWADRGTTVQDVQLIQSLVGDRIKIKASGGIRTLDTLLEMYAAGACRFGVKLKAGIKIVDEAMAHGTPLVVP, encoded by the coding sequence ATGAATCTAAACCCAGGTGACATTGCCAGGATGATCGACCTTTCGTGCGTCCGGACGGCTTCCTCCCGGGCAGACGTTGAGGAGATGGTTCGCGCGGCCATCAAGTACAGGTTTGGCCATGTTTCAGTGTTGCAGAGCTTCATTCCCCTCACCAAACAGCTGCTCAACAGTCACCCAGAGGTTCATCTGGTTGGAAATGTGAGTTTCCCATCGGGCTCCGATTCCACTACCATAAAAATCAATCAAGCCAAGGAGCTTGCCGTAGCTGGCTGTGACGAGATCGACATGGTCATGAATATTGGCAAGCTACGCTCAGGTGAGCTGGCGGAAGTGGAAAGCGATATCCGCTCAGTTATTGCCACCGTGGATCCCATCCCGGTCAAGGTGATCATCGAAATTATGCTCCTGACCGCAGCTGAAACCGCCGCGGCTTGTGCGATCTGTCTGCAATCAGGTGCCTCTTACATAAAAACCGGCACCGGTTGGGCCGACCGGGGTACCACTGTGCAGGATGTTCAATTGATCCAGTCTTTGGTGGGTGATCGCATCAAGATCAAAGCTTCCGGCGGCATTCGCACCCTGGATACACTCCTGGAAATGTATGCGGCCGGTGCCTGTCGTTTTGGTGTGAAGCTTAAAGCAGGGATCAAGATCGTAGACGAAGCCATGGCGCACGGTACACCGCTGGTGGTACCCTAA
- a CDS encoding sugar phosphate isomerase/epimerase encodes MKIGLFTATFLDTQIEDVFKMASSLGYGAVEMPAFANNPHLDIEEIVKGNKAAELKKLVKDYGLIISALANHPEGQIVLGPYGKDTDAICPGTKEEKIKFGTERMIKTAQAANALEVPVVTGFIGCENFGRFFPWPYSKGWSDMEAEFVERWGKILDKFGEYGVKFAHEPHPNELAYNVETALRAVELMGGRKEFGFNFDPANLIYLGIDVENFIDALAGKIFHVHAKDGEVVVHNVRRSGVIPQGDWQRLGRGFRFRIPGWGSVPWKKVITELSLIGYDYVMSYEHEDVTMSRNDGITKTIAYLKPLMIDKPYEGRHDVLFQ; translated from the coding sequence ATGAAAATAGGTTTATTTACGGCTACGTTTCTGGATACGCAAATTGAAGATGTGTTCAAAATGGCGTCAAGCCTGGGGTACGGGGCTGTGGAGATGCCTGCCTTTGCCAACAATCCCCACCTGGATATTGAGGAGATCGTCAAGGGCAACAAGGCAGCTGAGCTGAAAAAGCTGGTGAAAGACTACGGCCTGATCATTTCGGCCCTGGCCAACCACCCTGAAGGCCAGATTGTGTTAGGTCCGTATGGTAAGGATACCGACGCGATCTGTCCGGGTACCAAGGAGGAGAAGATCAAGTTTGGCACCGAGCGCATGATCAAGACCGCCCAGGCTGCCAATGCCTTGGAAGTGCCGGTGGTCACCGGTTTCATCGGTTGTGAGAATTTTGGGCGTTTCTTCCCCTGGCCATACTCGAAGGGTTGGTCTGACATGGAAGCTGAGTTTGTTGAACGCTGGGGCAAGATCCTGGATAAATTTGGCGAATACGGGGTCAAGTTTGCCCACGAGCCACACCCCAATGAGCTGGCCTACAATGTGGAGACTGCCCTGCGCGCCGTAGAGCTGATGGGTGGGCGCAAGGAATTCGGTTTCAACTTCGACCCTGCCAACCTGATCTACCTGGGCATCGATGTGGAGAACTTCATCGATGCTTTGGCGGGCAAGATCTTCCACGTGCATGCCAAGGATGGGGAAGTGGTGGTACACAACGTGCGTCGTTCGGGTGTCATCCCACAGGGTGATTGGCAGCGCCTTGGGCGTGGGTTCCGCTTCAGAATCCCCGGCTGGGGTTCGGTGCCATGGAAGAAGGTCATCACCGAGCTATCCCTGATCGGCTATGATTATGTCATGTCATACGAGCACGAGGATGTGACCATGAGCCGCAATGATGGCATCACCAAGACGATCGCCTACTTAAAACCACTGATGATTGATAAACCTTACGAAGGCCGCCACGACGTTTTATTCCAATAG
- a CDS encoding glucose-6-phosphate isomerase (catalyzes the formation of D-fructose 6-phosphate from D-glucose 6-phosphate) translates to MVDLPFAFTLPMPQVIPSRVDNHITRRLSALRGQFLDQETYQQMLDEDDRLIYEVYEIKRPEIEGELLMGVTFVHPGKVGNEFNMTKGHFHSVLDTAEMYYCLRGEGYMVMETPEGDTSVVRLVPGEVLYVPPRWAHRSVCTSRQDDLVMFFAYPGNAGHDYGTIERQGFRKLVVDGPGGPEIIDNPRCQ, encoded by the coding sequence ATGGTAGACTTACCTTTTGCTTTTACACTGCCCATGCCGCAGGTGATCCCCTCCAGAGTGGATAACCACATCACGCGGCGCCTATCAGCACTGCGCGGTCAATTCCTGGACCAGGAAACGTACCAGCAAATGCTGGACGAAGATGACCGGTTGATCTATGAAGTCTACGAGATCAAACGCCCCGAAATTGAAGGCGAGCTGCTGATGGGTGTCACATTCGTCCATCCCGGAAAGGTTGGCAATGAATTCAATATGACCAAGGGGCACTTCCATTCTGTGTTGGATACTGCCGAAATGTATTACTGCCTGCGCGGCGAAGGCTACATGGTGATGGAAACTCCTGAAGGTGACACTTCAGTGGTACGGCTTGTTCCTGGTGAAGTTTTATATGTGCCGCCTCGCTGGGCACACCGCTCGGTGTGTACCTCCCGCCAGGATGATTTGGTGATGTTCTTCGCTTACCCGGGTAATGCTGGGCATGATTACGGGACCATCGAACGCCAGGGATTCCGCAAACTGGTCGTTGACGGACCCGGCGGTCCTGAGATCATCGACAACCCCCGTTGCCAGTGA
- a CDS encoding Zn-dependent alcohol dehydrogenase, protein MLAAVYHGPNDLRLEDVPIPGVEKGEILVKVVSASICGTDLRILHGNHRMYPPSTIRIPGHEVVGTIAEIGTEVDNYTIGQRVFVAPNTGCGHCEQCVSGNNNLCANYDAIGVTSDGGFAEYVRIPANSVRQGNVIPISEAVDPAVAALVEPFACVLRGQNALRMQPGEVVLIMGAGPIGVMHLKLTRARGAGRILVSEPAPQRAAQARQMGADRVVNPTVEDLKEVLNEESNGRGADIVIVAAPVHVLQESALDLAAIGGRINFFGGLPKDRPVINFNSNLVHYKELVITGTTACSTADCWQATRIVNSGLVDLSDIVSQRFPLAEAVQAFAAAEDGKSLKIVLVP, encoded by the coding sequence ATGTTAGCTGCTGTTTATCACGGTCCAAATGACCTGCGCCTGGAAGATGTGCCTATCCCTGGAGTAGAAAAGGGCGAGATATTGGTAAAGGTCGTCAGTGCCAGCATCTGTGGGACTGACTTACGCATCCTCCACGGCAACCACCGCATGTATCCGCCCAGCACCATACGCATCCCCGGGCATGAAGTGGTGGGCACGATCGCAGAGATCGGTACCGAAGTGGATAACTACACCATCGGACAGCGCGTTTTTGTTGCCCCCAATACTGGTTGTGGTCATTGTGAGCAATGTGTGTCTGGAAACAATAACCTGTGTGCCAATTACGATGCCATCGGGGTGACTTCCGATGGTGGTTTTGCGGAATATGTGCGTATCCCGGCCAATTCGGTCCGGCAGGGCAACGTGATCCCCATCAGCGAAGCGGTCGATCCGGCTGTAGCCGCCCTGGTGGAACCCTTCGCCTGTGTGCTCAGGGGTCAGAATGCCCTGCGAATGCAACCCGGTGAAGTTGTCTTAATCATGGGTGCTGGGCCAATCGGCGTGATGCACCTTAAGCTTACCCGAGCACGCGGCGCGGGTCGCATCCTGGTAAGCGAGCCTGCACCCCAACGGGCAGCCCAGGCCAGGCAGATGGGAGCAGACCGGGTGGTAAATCCCACGGTTGAAGATCTGAAAGAGGTCCTGAACGAGGAAAGCAACGGCAGAGGCGCGGATATCGTCATTGTTGCTGCCCCTGTGCACGTCTTACAGGAAAGTGCCCTCGACCTGGCAGCAATCGGCGGGAGGATTAATTTCTTTGGTGGTCTCCCCAAGGATCGGCCGGTGATCAATTTCAATTCCAACCTGGTGCATTACAAGGAGCTGGTCATCACCGGAACCACAGCCTGCAGCACAGCTGATTGCTGGCAGGCTACCCGCATCGTCAATTCTGGCCTGGTCGATCTCTCCGATATCGTTAGCCAGCGTTTCCCACTGGCAGAAGCCGTGCAAGCCTTTGCCGCTGCGGAAGATGGGAAATCGCTCAAGATCGTGCTTGTACCGTAA
- a CDS encoding shikimate dehydrogenase: protein MTDQNYHVVTKTIPTFYFIGVTTTKSSIMKVFPLWMKILGREEVVMEGIDCKIHDKPEAYRQAVAQIKVDPLSLGALVTTHKIDLLSAARDMFEYLDPYALITGEVSCISKLEGRLEGHAKDPLTSGASLDAIIEPGYFGRTNGQVLCFGAGGSGVATLLHLINKKNKADRPARFTFVNRSQGRLDHAREMVSGLSTDIEIEYICNSDPAVNDKIMEKFPPYSIVINATGMGKDTPGSPITWDGKFPMHSIAWEFNYRGELDFMHQSLAQVESRKVRVEDGWLYFVHGWTQVVAQVMHFDLTPALFDQLNQAASTMRGK, encoded by the coding sequence ATGACTGATCAAAATTACCATGTAGTAACTAAAACTATTCCCACGTTTTATTTTATTGGTGTCACCACCACCAAATCTTCGATTATGAAAGTCTTCCCACTCTGGATGAAGATTCTTGGGCGGGAAGAAGTGGTGATGGAAGGGATTGACTGCAAAATTCACGATAAGCCTGAGGCATATCGCCAGGCAGTTGCCCAGATCAAGGTTGACCCACTATCTTTGGGTGCACTGGTAACCACACACAAGATTGACTTGCTCAGTGCGGCCCGCGATATGTTCGAGTATCTCGATCCTTATGCCCTGATCACCGGCGAGGTCTCCTGCATTTCCAAGCTGGAAGGCCGACTGGAAGGCCACGCCAAAGACCCGCTCACCTCAGGCGCCAGCCTGGATGCCATCATCGAGCCGGGTTATTTTGGGCGAACAAACGGCCAGGTATTATGCTTTGGGGCCGGTGGCTCGGGGGTCGCTACATTGTTACACCTGATCAATAAGAAAAATAAGGCTGATCGGCCTGCCAGGTTCACCTTTGTCAACCGCTCACAAGGCCGGCTGGATCATGCCAGGGAAATGGTAAGCGGCCTAAGCACCGACATTGAGATTGAATATATCTGCAACTCCGACCCCGCAGTCAATGACAAGATCATGGAGAAGTTCCCTCCTTACAGCATTGTCATCAATGCCACCGGCATGGGTAAAGACACCCCTGGCTCGCCCATCACCTGGGATGGCAAGTTCCCGATGCACAGCATCGCCTGGGAATTTAATTACCGCGGTGAGCTAGACTTCATGCACCAATCACTGGCGCAGGTGGAAAGCCGCAAGGTGAGAGTGGAGGATGGTTGGCTGTATTTCGTCCACGGCTGGACTCAGGTGGTCGCCCAGGTGATGCACTTTGATCTGACGCCCGCGCTGTTCGATCAGCTGAACCAGGCTGCTTCAACGATGCGCGGCAAATGA